The following are encoded in a window of Streptomyces griseiscabiei genomic DNA:
- the lepB gene encoding signal peptidase I — MSGTTRRTDEGLGRLGSTLSGLAVALGCVLFLGGFVWGAIVYAPYTVPTDSMAPTITSGDRILAQRIDGAEIERGDVVVFREETWGNSPMVKRVVAVGGDTVACCTDGKLTVNGKQIDEAYLHGEDAELTGIPEITVPKGRLFLLGDERSGSLDSTAHLTEAGRGTVPRANVDARVDAVVWPMDGMLARPTGFEKLGALSSPGPLRLITAALVVGMVLVLGGAAYGPVAKRLGGRGRTTQPEPAGVG, encoded by the coding sequence ATGAGCGGGACGACACGTCGTACGGACGAGGGCCTCGGACGGCTCGGCAGCACGCTGTCGGGACTGGCCGTGGCCCTCGGCTGTGTGCTCTTCCTGGGCGGCTTCGTCTGGGGTGCCATCGTCTACGCGCCCTACACCGTGCCCACCGACTCCATGGCCCCCACCATCACCTCCGGGGACCGCATACTCGCCCAGCGGATCGACGGCGCCGAGATCGAGCGCGGTGACGTCGTGGTCTTCCGGGAGGAGACCTGGGGCAACTCGCCCATGGTCAAGCGGGTCGTCGCGGTCGGCGGGGACACGGTCGCCTGCTGCACCGACGGCAAACTGACCGTCAACGGCAAGCAGATCGACGAGGCCTATCTGCACGGTGAGGACGCCGAGCTGACCGGCATACCCGAGATCACCGTCCCCAAGGGCCGGCTGTTCCTCCTCGGTGACGAGCGCAGCGGCTCCCTGGACTCCACCGCGCACCTCACGGAGGCCGGCCGGGGCACGGTGCCCCGGGCCAACGTGGACGCGCGCGTGGACGCCGTCGTCTGGCCCATGGACGGCATGCTGGCCCGCCCCACGGGCTTCGAGAAGCTCGGCGCGCTCTCCTCTCCCGGCCCGCTGCGGCTGATCACCGCCGCCCTGGTCGTGGGCATGGTGCTGGTGCTGGGCGGCGCGGCCTACGGACCCGTCGCCAAGCGCCTCGGGGGACGCGGCCGTACGACGCAGCCGGAGCCGGCCGGTGTCGGCTGA
- a CDS encoding NUDIX hydrolase, translating into MRRVARVILLDPAERVLLLHGHEPDDPADDWWFTPGGGVEGAETREEAALRELTEETGITDVELGPVLWRRMCSFPFAGRRWDQDEWYYLARTPETHQVVPAAAGLTELERRSVAGARWWTCGELARTHETVYPTRLAELLRTLLDEGPPARPVVLDTEIV; encoded by the coding sequence CTGCGCCGGGTGGCGCGGGTGATCCTGCTGGACCCGGCGGAGCGCGTCCTGCTGCTGCACGGGCACGAGCCGGACGATCCGGCCGACGACTGGTGGTTCACGCCCGGCGGCGGTGTGGAGGGCGCGGAGACCCGTGAGGAGGCCGCCCTGCGGGAACTCACGGAGGAGACCGGGATCACGGACGTCGAGCTGGGCCCCGTGCTCTGGCGGCGGATGTGCTCCTTCCCCTTCGCCGGACGCCGCTGGGACCAGGACGAGTGGTACTACCTCGCCCGCACCCCCGAGACGCACCAGGTGGTGCCCGCCGCGGCGGGTCTGACGGAGCTGGAACGACGCAGTGTGGCCGGAGCACGCTGGTGGACGTGCGGGGAACTGGCCCGCACGCATGAGACGGTGTACCCGACCAGACTCGCCGAACTGCTGCGCACGCTGCTCGACGAGGGTCCCCCGGCCAGACCCGTGGTCCTCGACACCGAAATTGTCTAG
- a CDS encoding DUF2469 domain-containing protein, translated as MSAEDLEKYETEMELKLYREYRDVVGLFKYVIETERRFYLTNDYEMQVHSVQGEVFFEVSMADAWVWDMYRPARFVKQVRVLTFKDVNIEELNKSDLELPGS; from the coding sequence ATGAGCGCCGAGGACCTCGAGAAGTACGAGACCGAGATGGAGCTGAAGCTCTACCGGGAGTACCGCGATGTCGTCGGTCTGTTCAAATACGTGATCGAGACCGAGCGGCGTTTCTACCTCACCAATGACTACGAGATGCAGGTGCACTCGGTCCAGGGCGAGGTGTTCTTCGAGGTGTCGATGGCGGATGCCTGGGTGTGGGACATGTACCGGCCGGCTCGGTTCGTGAAGCAGGTGCGGGTGCTCACGTTCAAGGACGTGAACATCGAGGAGCTGAACAAGAGCGATCTGGAGCTGCCGGGCAGCTGA
- a CDS encoding YraN family protein — translation MNKARGALGKYGEELAARRLTDAGMTVLERNWRGGRSGEIDIVARDGDALVVCEVKTRRAGPFEHPMAAITPTKAERLRGLAERWLQEHGGSPPGGVRIDVVGVVLPDRGAPVVEHVRGAA, via the coding sequence ATGAACAAGGCACGAGGCGCACTCGGGAAGTACGGCGAGGAACTGGCCGCGCGGCGGCTGACCGACGCCGGGATGACGGTCCTGGAGCGGAACTGGCGCGGTGGCCGGTCCGGTGAGATCGACATCGTGGCCCGTGACGGGGACGCGCTGGTCGTCTGCGAGGTGAAGACCCGCAGGGCCGGGCCCTTCGAGCATCCGATGGCGGCCATTACGCCCACGAAGGCGGAACGCCTGCGCGGCCTCGCCGAACGCTGGCTCCAGGAACACGGAGGGAGCCCACCGGGCGGCGTCCGCATCGACGTCGTCGGTGTCGTCCTCCCCGACCGTGGCGCCCCCGTCGTGGAGCATGTGCGGGGGGCGGCCTGA
- a CDS encoding YifB family Mg chelatase-like AAA ATPase has translation MGFARTCSVALVGVEGVVVEVQADLEPGVAAFTLVGLPDKSLTESKDRVRAAVVNSGAEWPQKKLTVGLSPASVPKAGSGFDLAIACAILGASERIDPRVLSDIVMIGELGLDGRVRPVRGILPAVLAAAEAGYEQVVVPECAAAEAALVPGVSVLGVRTLRQLIAVLADEPVPDEEPDEGRPDPLLAGLRLPGTGAATGMHTTGAAQQDLGHDLADVVGQLAARTAVEVAAAGGHHLFLEGPPGAGKTMLAERLPAILPKLAREESLEVTAVHSIAGLLPVGKPLVDVAPYCAPHHSATMQALVGGGQGIARPGAVSLAHRGVLFLDETPEFSGQALDALRQPLEAGHVVIARSAGVVRFPAKFLMVLAANPCPCGRFSRTDDFCECPPAVIRRYQARLSGPLLDRVDLRVEVDRVTRSELTQPGARGESTATVADRVRAARDRAAARLLGTPWRTNSELPGRELRSRWHAAPGAMDEAERCLERGVLTARGLDRVLRVAWTVADLVGHDRPDATDVNLALQLRTGVPRGVPMAIGALT, from the coding sequence ATGGGGTTCGCCCGTACGTGCTCCGTGGCCCTCGTCGGTGTCGAGGGCGTCGTCGTGGAGGTCCAGGCCGACCTGGAACCGGGCGTCGCGGCCTTCACCCTGGTGGGGCTCCCGGACAAGAGCCTGACGGAGAGCAAGGACCGGGTCAGGGCGGCGGTGGTCAACTCGGGCGCCGAGTGGCCGCAGAAGAAGCTGACGGTGGGGCTCAGCCCCGCCTCGGTGCCGAAGGCCGGCAGCGGGTTCGACCTCGCGATCGCGTGCGCGATCCTGGGGGCCTCCGAGCGGATCGATCCACGAGTGCTCTCCGACATCGTGATGATCGGGGAGCTGGGACTCGACGGGCGGGTCCGTCCGGTCCGGGGCATCCTGCCCGCCGTGCTGGCCGCCGCCGAGGCCGGATACGAACAGGTGGTGGTACCGGAGTGCGCCGCCGCGGAGGCCGCACTGGTGCCCGGCGTCTCGGTACTGGGCGTGCGCACCCTGCGGCAGCTGATCGCCGTGCTCGCGGACGAGCCCGTGCCGGACGAGGAACCCGACGAGGGCCGCCCGGACCCGCTCCTGGCGGGCCTGCGGCTGCCGGGCACGGGCGCGGCGACCGGGATGCACACCACGGGCGCCGCGCAGCAGGACCTGGGCCACGACCTGGCCGATGTCGTCGGACAGCTCGCCGCCCGGACCGCGGTGGAGGTCGCTGCGGCCGGCGGGCACCATCTCTTCCTGGAGGGGCCGCCGGGCGCGGGCAAGACGATGCTCGCCGAGCGGCTGCCCGCCATCCTGCCGAAGCTGGCCAGGGAGGAGTCGCTGGAGGTCACGGCGGTCCACTCGATCGCCGGTCTGTTGCCGGTGGGGAAACCGCTGGTCGACGTGGCGCCCTACTGCGCCCCGCACCACTCGGCCACGATGCAGGCCCTGGTCGGCGGTGGTCAGGGCATCGCCCGGCCCGGCGCGGTCTCCCTCGCCCACCGCGGGGTGCTCTTCCTCGACGAGACCCCCGAGTTCAGCGGCCAGGCCCTGGACGCGCTGCGGCAGCCGCTGGAGGCGGGGCACGTCGTGATCGCGCGCAGCGCCGGAGTGGTGCGGTTCCCGGCGAAATTCCTGATGGTGCTCGCCGCGAATCCCTGTCCCTGCGGGCGCTTCTCGCGGACGGACGACTTCTGTGAATGCCCGCCCGCGGTGATCCGCCGCTATCAGGCCCGGCTCTCCGGGCCCCTGCTGGACCGGGTGGACCTGCGGGTCGAGGTCGACCGGGTCACCCGCTCCGAACTTACACAGCCCGGCGCCCGGGGCGAGTCCACCGCGACGGTGGCCGACCGGGTGCGCGCGGCCAGGGACCGGGCGGCCGCACGGCTGCTCGGCACACCATGGCGCACGAACAGCGAGCTGCCGGGACGGGAACTGCGCAGCCGCTGGCACGCCGCCCCGGGCGCGATGGACGAGGCCGAGCGCTGTCTGGAGCGGGGCGTGCTCACCGCGCGCGGCCTGGACCGGGTCCTGCGGGTCGCCTGGACCGTGGCCGACCTCGTCGGCCACGACCGCCCGGACGCGACCGACGTCAACCTGGCTCTGCAACTGCGCACCGGAGTTCCCCGAGGGGTGCCGATGGCGATCGGGGCGCTCACATGA
- the dprA gene encoding DNA-processing protein DprA: protein MTCGGGSEDERLDRAFLARVVEPGDELAGRWLRELGARDVVRRLSGGGRPLPGASEKRWAGLCARADRADPEGDLRRAREAGVRFLVPGDGEWPGQLDDLGDGRPVGLWVRGTANVRMWALRSVAVVGARACTEYGAHMAASLGAGLAERGWVVVSGGAYGVDGAVHRGALGAGGATVAVLACGVDRPYPRGHTQLIGRIAEQGLVVGELPPGEHPTPSRFILRNRVIAALTRGTVVVEAAYRSGALVTARAAQRLGRFAMGVPGPATSALSSGVHELLRGDAVLVSDAAEVVELVGDMGELAPDRRGPVLPRDLLEPGARQVLAALPGRGAADAHEIARGAGTAVDEAVGRLYELRALGYVERHGDSWKLTRQAMISVSPDRRPG from the coding sequence GTGACCTGCGGCGGAGGATCGGAGGACGAGCGGCTCGACCGAGCCTTCCTGGCCCGTGTCGTCGAGCCCGGAGACGAACTCGCCGGGCGATGGCTTCGGGAGCTCGGCGCCCGGGACGTGGTGCGGAGGCTCTCCGGGGGCGGGCGACCGCTTCCGGGGGCCTCGGAGAAGCGGTGGGCGGGACTGTGCGCCCGCGCCGACCGCGCCGATCCCGAGGGCGACCTGCGCCGGGCGCGAGAGGCCGGGGTCCGTTTTCTCGTGCCCGGGGACGGCGAGTGGCCCGGGCAGCTCGATGATCTCGGGGACGGGCGGCCGGTGGGTCTGTGGGTGCGGGGGACGGCGAATGTCCGGATGTGGGCGCTGCGGTCCGTGGCCGTGGTGGGAGCGCGGGCCTGCACGGAGTACGGGGCCCACATGGCGGCCTCGCTGGGGGCGGGGCTCGCCGAACGGGGGTGGGTGGTGGTGTCCGGCGGCGCGTACGGGGTGGACGGCGCCGTGCACCGGGGCGCGCTCGGGGCCGGCGGGGCGACCGTCGCCGTGCTGGCCTGCGGGGTGGACCGGCCGTATCCCCGGGGGCACACGCAGTTGATCGGCAGGATCGCCGAACAGGGGCTGGTGGTGGGGGAGTTGCCGCCGGGGGAGCATCCGACGCCGAGCCGGTTCATCCTGCGGAACCGAGTGATCGCCGCGCTCACCCGGGGCACCGTGGTCGTGGAGGCGGCCTACCGCAGCGGCGCGCTGGTCACGGCACGGGCGGCGCAGCGCCTGGGCAGATTCGCCATGGGGGTGCCGGGGCCGGCGACCTCGGCCCTCTCGTCCGGGGTGCACGAACTGCTGCGGGGCGACGCCGTGCTCGTCTCCGACGCCGCCGAAGTCGTCGAGCTGGTGGGTGACATGGGCGAGCTGGCGCCGGACCGGAGGGGGCCCGTGCTCCCCCGTGACCTGTTGGAACCCGGTGCGCGGCAGGTGCTCGCCGCGCTGCCGGGGCGGGGCGCCGCGGACGCCCACGAGATCGCCCGTGGCGCGGGCACCGCGGTGGACGAGGCGGTCGGGAGACTGTACGAACTCCGCGCACTTGGATACGTCGAACGACACGGCGACAGCTGGAAGTTGACACGCCAGGCGATGATCTCCGTCTCGCCGGATCGGAGGCCGGGTTGA
- the whiG gene encoding RNA polymerase sigma factor WhiG, translating into MPQHTSGSDRAAVPAAARGTVRPPAPSTLDELWRTYKTTGDERLREQLILHYSPLVKYVAGRVSVGLPANVEQADFVSSGVFGLIDAIEKFDIDREIKFETYAITRIRGAMIDELRALDWIPRSVRQKARNVERAYATLESRLRRTPSEGEVATEMGIAVDELHAVFSQLSLANVVALEELLHVGGEGGDRLSLMDTLEDTAADNPVEIAEDRELRRYLARAINTLPEREKTVVTLYYYEGLTLAEIGNVLGVTESRVSQIHTKSVLQLRAKLASFGR; encoded by the coding sequence ATGCCCCAGCACACCTCCGGGTCTGACCGGGCGGCGGTACCCGCCGCCGCTCGCGGCACCGTGCGCCCGCCCGCCCCCTCGACACTCGACGAGCTGTGGCGGACGTACAAGACGACGGGCGACGAACGCCTGCGCGAGCAGTTGATCCTGCACTACTCACCGCTGGTGAAGTACGTCGCGGGACGGGTGAGCGTCGGCCTGCCGGCCAATGTCGAGCAGGCCGACTTCGTCTCCTCCGGGGTCTTCGGGCTCATCGACGCGATCGAGAAGTTCGACATCGACCGGGAGATCAAGTTCGAGACGTACGCGATCACCCGGATCCGGGGCGCGATGATCGACGAGCTGCGCGCGCTGGACTGGATCCCCCGGTCGGTGCGGCAGAAGGCGCGCAATGTGGAGCGGGCCTACGCCACGCTGGAGTCACGGCTCAGACGCACCCCGAGCGAGGGTGAGGTGGCCACCGAGATGGGGATCGCGGTCGACGAACTCCACGCGGTCTTCAGCCAGTTGTCGCTGGCCAATGTGGTGGCGCTGGAGGAGCTGCTGCATGTCGGGGGCGAGGGCGGCGACCGGCTGAGCCTGATGGACACGCTGGAGGACACCGCCGCGGACAACCCGGTCGAGATCGCCGAGGACCGGGAGCTGCGCCGCTACCTGGCGCGGGCCATCAACACACTGCCCGAGCGGGAGAAGACCGTCGTCACGCTCTACTACTACGAGGGGCTCACGCTCGCGGAGATCGGGAACGTGCTGGGGGTCACCGAGAGCCGGGTGAGCCAGATCCATACGAAGTCGGTGCTGCAGCTGAGGGCGAAGCTGGCGAGCTTCGGCCGTTGA
- a CDS encoding TetR/AcrR family transcriptional regulator, with protein sequence MAEHRSMQRAALLDAARSLLSEGGTEALTFPALAERTGLARSSVYEYFRSRAAVVEELCEVDFPVWAAEVEAAMASADRPEGKVEAYVRKQLELVGDRRHRAVVAISASELDAGAREKIRAAHGGLVAMIVEALAGLGQAEPRLGAMLLQGVVDAAARRIELGAAEDPSAITEAAVTMALRGVRGVRG encoded by the coding sequence GTGGCCGAGCACCGGTCGATGCAGCGAGCCGCCCTGCTGGACGCGGCTCGGTCCCTGCTGTCCGAGGGCGGGACGGAGGCGTTGACGTTCCCCGCGCTCGCGGAGCGGACGGGGCTGGCGCGGTCGTCCGTGTACGAGTACTTCCGGTCGCGGGCCGCCGTGGTCGAGGAGCTGTGCGAGGTCGACTTCCCCGTCTGGGCGGCGGAGGTCGAGGCGGCGATGGCCTCGGCCGACCGGCCCGAGGGCAAGGTCGAGGCGTATGTACGCAAGCAGTTGGAGCTGGTCGGGGACCGGCGGCATCGGGCCGTGGTGGCGATCTCGGCGAGTGAGCTGGACGCCGGCGCGCGGGAGAAGATCCGGGCCGCGCACGGTGGGCTCGTCGCGATGATCGTGGAGGCGCTCGCGGGGCTCGGGCAGGCGGAGCCACGGTTGGGCGCGATGCTGCTGCAGGGGGTCGTGGACGCGGCTGCGCGGCGTATCGAGCTGGGGGCCGCCGAGGATCCCTCCGCGATCACGGAGGCGGCTGTGACCATGGCTCTGCGGGGTGTGCGGGGTGTGCGGGGCTGA